A segment of the Pseudoalteromonas sp. UG3-2 genome:
AAGGCGCGGCTTCTTTTATATTGCGATAAGCATAAATACTGAGTAATTGAAATACGGATTCGGCAGCGACCACCGCAGCCACCGCGAAAAAGTCAAACTGTTTATCGAACACTAACATCGCAATGGCCACCATCACTATTTGGATCACAATGGCCACTGAGCGCAGCATAAGTAGTTGCCCTAAGGCGGAGGCAGGGGAAAAAGCGATTTTCATATTTCAAAAAGCCACTATAGTTAATGGGTGTGTCTGCAACGAATTTTTAAGGTTACAGCAAACTAGTACGTGTTAGGGTTAGCTTACCATAGTAACAGCAGCAATAGCTTGATCCCAGACAACAGCGTTAACACAAGGCGGATTGCTATTACTGACTACCTATTAGCCATCGGCAACAAAATACACGCACTTTGAGGCGCACAGCACCAGATTAATAGCAAAAGTTTAGCGAATTTGGTATAAAGAAAACATAGGCCAACTGGTCGGATAAGAATAAGAGACACTATGATTTATGCAAAGATAACCGGTTGGGGTAAATGCATTCCACCAGCCAGTATTTCTAACGATGAAATAAGCACTGTGGTAGACACCAACGACGAGTGGATAAGCTCACGTACTGGCATTAAGTCACGCCGAGTTAGCCATGTTAGCACCGCAGATCTTGCCACGGTGGCAAGTCAGCAGGCATTGGCATGCGCAGGTCTTGCTGGTAAAGACATCGACTTAGTCCTACTTGCGACTTGCACGCCATCCACCATGGTTGCGAATACCGCTTCTTTAGTTCAGAAAAATATAGGGGCAGAAGGTGCTGCAGCTTGTGACACCAATGCCGCGTGTTCTGGTTTTTTATATGCACTGCAAAATGCCACAGCGCAAATTCAAGCCGGCATGATCAAAAAAGCCGTGGTAGTCGCGGCCGAGCGCATGACTTGGTATGTCAATTGGGAAAAGCGCGACAGTGCTGTGTTATTTGGTGATGGCGCCGGTGCCGTGGTACTGGAAGCCAGCGAAGAACCCAGTGGCTTAATGGGCACCAAAACCGGCTGTGATAGCAGTGATCGCAGCATTTTGCATATTCCCAACTATGGCACCGATATGGATCGCATCGCCGGCACTGGCCCTTCTGATTTATCTTTTGAAGGCCGTGAAATTTTTAAGCGCGCAGTTAAAGGCATGAGCGAGGCCTGTGATGACGTACTAAAACAAGCGCAGCTTTCATTAGATGAAATCGATGTATTAATTCCACACCAAGCCAATCTTCGCATTATTCAAGCGATTCAAAACCGCCTTGAAATTGCCGATGATAAAGTCATGGTAAATATTGATAAATACGGTAACACTTCCGCTGCTACCATTGCCATTGCGTTATGTGAGGCGGTGGAGAATGGCTTAATCAAACCTCATGCGAACATTATGAGTGCTGCATTTGGCGCGGGTTTAACCTGGGCTGCAAGTTACTTAAAGTGGGGTGATAGAGTCACACCACTGGCCACTTCAGATGCCAGCTTGCCCCCGTGTGACAAAACCGGGCTTGAGCTAATTGCTCCGGCAGTAGCAGCTTGTAAGTCATCGTAACCACTCGATATCTCTCCTTGGATGGGCGATAATAACGCCATATTTTAGTCTCTCATCCAAGGAGAATACCGTGCTTAAAGCGCATAGCGAAATTAGTCAATTGGCTCCCCAAGCCGTTTGGAAATTCTTTGATCAAATTTGCTCTATCCCCCACCCTTCAAAACACGAAGAAGCCCTAGCCACGTTTATTGTTGACTGGGCACAAAGTAAAGGCCTTTCTGTAAAGCGGGATGAAACCGGCAATGTCTTTATCAAAAAGCCAGCCACCCCTGGCATGGAAGACAGAAAAGGTGTGGTGCTGCAAGCCCATATTGATATGGTGCCACAAAAGAATAACGACACCGAACACGACTTTATCACGGATGCTATTCAGCCTTATGTCGATAACGGCTGGGTTACCGCCAAAGGCACTACTCTAGGTGCTGATAATGGTATTGGTATGGCATCGTGCTTAGCCGTATTAGATGCCGATGACATTGCTCATGGTCCACTTGAAGTGTTGCTTACCGTCGATGAAGAAGCCGGCATGAGCGGTGCATTTGGACTGCAGCCAGGTTGGTTAGAAGGCGACATCTTACTTAACACCGACTCAGAGCAAGAGGGAGAAATCTACATGGGCTGTGCTGGCGGTATTGATGCCTCTATTAGTGTCAATATTGAACGCCACAGCGTAACTGCGCAGCAGCAAAGCTATCAACTGACGCTGAAAGGCTTACGCGGTGGTCATTCAGGAGTGGATATCCACACCGGTCGCGCCAATGCCAATAAGCTATTAGCACGTTTTCTAAAAGATCATTGCCAAGAACTCAGTGTACAGCTTATCTCTCTCCAAGGCGGCACACTGAGAAACGCCATCCCTCGTGAGGCCAGTGCCCTGTTCACTATGCCTGCAGAGCAGTTAGCGGCATTTAACCAGACATTGCGAGCGTTTGAAACCACTATAAAACAAGAGTTAAGTAGCATTGAAACCGGGATCACCTTGGTTTTAGATGAGGTGACCAATTCGCAACAGCCGATGACCGAGGCCAGTCAAAGACAAGTGTTGAATTTACTCAATGCTTGCCCTAATGGCGTAATTAGAATGAGTGATGACATTCAAGGTGTGGTTGAAACGTCACTTAATATGGGCGTGATCAGCACCACCGACTCACAATTTGAGGTATTGTGCTTGGTTCGCTCTCTCATCGATTCTGGTCGCGAACAAGTGACCGGCAGTTTACGCTCTTTGGCAGAGTTATGCGGAGCTGAGATTAATTTAAGTGGTGCCTACCCAGGCTGGAAGCCCGATCCGAACTCGCAAGTCTTGGCTATTTTTAGAGACATGTACGAAACCATTTATGGTAATAAGCCAGATATTATGGTGATCCATGCTGGGCTTGAATGTGGGTTATTTAAAAAGCCTTACCCAGAGATGGATATGATCTCTTTTGGCCCCACCATCAAGTTCCCCCATTCACCCGATGAAAAAGTAGAAATCGACAGTGTGGGACTATACTGGCAACAAATGAAAGGAATATTGGCCAATATTCCGAAAAAATAAACCGCAACAAAAAGCCCAGCATCGGATGCTGGGCTTTTAAAAGTAAAGTGATTACCTAATTACTTTGCAAAGCGACGCTCTAAGTATTCAAACATAGTGCGAAGCCCTAATGCCTCACCACCGACTGGGCGACCAGGCAAGGCTCTGAGATTCCATGCCATCACATCAAAATGCAACCAAGGCGTGGTGTTAGGATCAACAAACTCTTTTAGATACAATGCCGCCGTGATAGAGCCTCCAAATGGCGTTGAACCACAGTTAGCGATATCCGCAACATCGCTTTTAAACAACGCTTTGTATTGATCAAACAAAGGTAACTGCCACACAGGATCGGCATTATTAGCACCTAACTCCATTAAATCAGACGCAATTTGTTGATCGGTTGAGTAAAACCCAGGTAGTTCGGTACCGAGGGCAATACGACAAGCACCGGTAAGTGTGGCAAAATCAATCAACAATTCAGGTTGCTCTGTTTGTGCTTCAGCAAGCGCATCACATAATACTAGGCGCCCTTCGGCATCGGTGTTATCGATTTCAACGGTGATCCCTTTGCGGGTTTTTATCACATCTCCTGGTCTAAACGCGTTACGAGATACGGCATTTTCCACAGCAGGAACCAGTACTCTTAAACGTACTGGGAGCTTAGTTGCCATAATCATTTTGGCTAAGGCAATAACGTGAGCAGCACCACCCATGTCTTTTTTCATGTTACGCATGCCAGAGGCCGGTTTTAAATCCAAACCGCCAGAATCAAAACATACTCCCTTACCGACTAACGTTAGTTTGGGATGACTGTCGTCGCCCCAATTGAGGTCCAGCAATCGCGGAGTGTTGTCACTGGCTCGACCTACCATGTGAATGGTCGGATAGTTTTGCTCGAGCAGCTCATCACCCACCACCTGAGTTAATTCACCGCCATAGGTTTCTGCAAGCTCCGCCATGACTTCGGCTAAGTGTTGCGGCATCATATCTGCAGCAGGTGTGTTGACTAAATCTCTGGCGAGATAAATCCCCTCTACAGCCGCTTTAACATGGTGGTATAACGACTCATCAGATAGTGCTAACTTTGCCTTAACAGCGGCCATTTCTTTGTACGAATCAAATTGATAAGCACCAAGCAAAAAGGCAATAGCATGGCTTTGTGGGTTGCTTACTTGCTCATCAAAACAATAAGTACCTGCTGGCAATTGTTTAGCCAGGTCGCCCAACAGCCAAAAGTCATCTTGTTCGTCCGCTACAACAATTACTCGGTCCAACTCGTCGCTGTTTTCTTTGGCAATAACAATATGCTGCTGCGATTGCAATTTTGCAGCGTTCACCACCGCTTGAACAATGTCAGACTGCTGAGATTGCCACTGCTCTAATGCTGCAGTTGTTAAAATAGAAATGGGAATACCCGAAGAAGAGTGAACTAATAAATTGCTCATGTAGGCCTCGTTGTTATTTTATTAAGACTAAGACTACCAAGCTTGAAGATAAAATTCACGATTTCTTGTGATCTGAAGGGGGCTTTTTTTTCAAACTAAATGAACTTGGTAACACATCGACTCCAACCCATTCACCCACTTTTACGATAAGCGGGATAGTGACAGGGGCAAATGGCAGTACGGCAAACACTCCAAGACCAAGTCCTTTTAATAAATCGACCAATTGTGCATTGGCAATTTTAAGATCGGTTTTGGGGGCTTTGCCTTGGCTGTAGCGCTTGTAAATTTCTAGCATTTGTTTGGTTTCAACGCGCTCTTGAGCTAGCGCCAGCTTGAGTGCCAACATCGCTCTGCGCAGCCGGATCTGTTGTCTTCTTTTACTGATCCTAGCCACTCTTACAGGGGCTTTATGAACGACTTTTATTAGCTTCATAGGGTAACTCAACACGACGTATAGTTTGAGTTTATCAAATTTTTGCCATTAAGAGCTATTAGCCAATGGTACAAAAGTGTAACTAAGGTGACTCAGTGCAATTCAAAATAAGTGCAAAAATAATTGAAACAAAAAAACTGAGTACTAAGCGCGCTAAAGTGTACAAACTTTGTTCCGAGCTCCCCGAAAGGTTAGCTTATCATTAAAGTAAATTTATTTTTTGTACAAAAAATCGCCCTGAATTGGGGGGATTTCTACTGACTAAACGCCAAGATAAACCAAAATACATTGTAATAGCCCATAAAACCCACCCTGTTACAGTTACTTACTACTAACCTTTGTAATTAGTTTATTGATTTAACAAAAACTTACTGCAAATGTTGCAGTTTAAAAAAACACTGCTAATTTTAAAAAAGCGCTTGCCAATGCATAGCAAATTAACTTATATGTGTATTAAAGGTAAATATATTATAAACAACCTTTTTTTATTGGTATGACAACAACAATCAACTGGGGAAACAGGATGAAACTAAAAAGTAACACGCTGCGCCGTGCAGTTCGCTTTGCTTTAGCAACAGCAGCGACTTCTTCGTTGCTAACCACTACAGCAATGGCAGAAGAGGCGGATGAAACAAAAGCAGAAGAGAAAATTGAAAAAATTGCAGTCGTAGGCTCACGGGCAGCGCCCCGCTCGGTCGGCGACTCACCAGTACCCATCGATATCATCGGTGCAGAAGACATGTCCAAAGCTGCTGGCTCTGATATGCTGGAGTTGTTGAAAGGCTCTGTACCATCACTTAACGTACATGCTAACCCAATCAGTGACGCTGCAACCTTGGTAAGACCAGCAAACTTACGTGGCTTACCAGCTGATAGTACGCTGATCCTACTTAACGGTAAGCGCCGCCACCGTTCATCGGTTATTGCTTTCCTAGGTGGTGGTATCAACGATGGTGCTCAAGGTCCAGATATTTCAGTAATACCAAGTATCGCCCTGAAACAAGTGGAAGTGCTTCGTGACGGTGCTGCAGCACAATACGGTTCTGATGCTATTGCCGGTGTGATGAACTTTGTACTTAAAGATTCCAGTGAAGGTGGTACCTTTGCCGTTCGCCAAGGTGAATACTATGAAGGCGATGGTGACACTACGGTTATTGAAGGTAACGTAGGTTTACCATTTACTGACAATGGCTTTGCTAATTTAAGTTTCCAATACAAAGAAGCTGACGCAACTAGCCGCAGTGTACAACGTCCAGATGCAGCTAAATTTACCTCTTTAGGTATTGAGGGCGTTAAAAATCCTGCTCAAATTTGGGGCACGCCAGAAATAAAAGATGATATAAGTATTTTTGGTAACGTTGGCCTAGACGTTACTGATAACTCACAGTTCTACATGTTTGGTAATTACTCCGAAAGAGATGTGGAAGGTGGTTTCTATTACCGTAACCCTGAAACTCGCCCTGGTGTCTATGCAAACCCATTGAAACTGGTAGACACCAATGGAGATGGTGTTATTAACTCAGACGATGATGACAGTCACCGTCAGTGGCTTGTTGCAGACATGACTGAGAATGGCACCGGTAATTGTCCTGAGGTGATTTTCCCTGTTGACGAACACTTAGTAAACCAGCCTGGCTATGACCAAGTTATGAACAACCCTAACTGCTTTGCATTTAACAAAATGCTTCCTGCAGGCTTTACGCCAACGTTCGGTGGTAATATAACCGATACATCTTTAGTTATGGGAGTCAAAGGTGAATTAGCTGATGGTTTCTTAGAAGGTGCATACTGGGATTTAAGTGGCTCAGTAGGTCGTAACGAATCGCGCTATTTCATGACCAACACTATTAACGCCTCACTCGGCCCGGATACACCAATGGAGTTTAGTCCAGGTAAGTATATCCAACTAGAAAAAGGCTTTAGTGCTAATATCTCCAAAGGCTACGACTTTGACCTTGCTTACGATGTAAACGTAGCAGCAGGTGCAGAATGGCGAGAGGAAACGTTTGAAGTGCTCGCTGGTGATGAGCCTTCATTCATCGCAGGGCCGCTGACTCAATTGGGCTTTGGTATTGGCTCTAACGGCTTCCCAGGCTTCAAACCTTCAGCAGCAGGTGAGTTTACTCGTCGCAATATCGCAGCGTACATCGATATTGAAACGCCATTCACTGAAGACTTCTTAATGGGCTGGGCACTTCGCTATGAAGATTACGATAGCTTTGGTTCAACCACCAACTTCAAGATCACAGGTCAATATTATCTGACAGAAGACTTAGCACTTCGTGGCTCGATCAGCACAGGTTTCCGTGCACCAACCGTTGGTCAAGCTAACGTAAGTAATGTTCAAACCAACCTAAGCAGTGGTGTATTGGTTGACTCGGCACTATTACCACCGACTAACCCTGTTTCGACACAGTTAGGCGGTACTGAGCTGACACCTGAAGAATCAGAAAGTTACACTCTTGGTGCGGTATATCGCAAAGGTGATTTGTTCTTAACTATCGATTACTACAACATTGAAGTAACGGATCGTTTAAGTCAGTCTGAAAAAATTGAGCTAGACGCGGATGATAAAGCAGCCCTTAAAGCGGCAGGCGTACCAAACGTAGACAACCTAGCGCAGGTTAGCTTCTTCACCAATGACTTTGATACAACCACGCAAGGTATTGACTTAGTCGCTAACTACTCAATGGATATGCTAGGTGGCTTTGCAACCTTCAGTGCGGCATATAACTGGAACGAGACTGAAGTGGATCGCTTCTCAGCTATTACCGGTGATTTCAAGGTTTCACGTCTAGAAAACGACTTACCAAACCACAGAGGCACACTAACGTGGGCACAGCAGTGGGATGAGTTCTCAGGCTTCATTCGTTACAACTACTTTGGCGAATACCAAGGTGTTCACGTAGATTACGATGCAACCGCTAAAACAGCAGACGCGGCATCTACGTTTGACGCAGAACTGACGTACTTTGCTTCTGATTCACTGAGCTTCTCTGTTGGTGCGAACAACATCTTTGACCAAGATGCTGAAGAGTTAGACTTCTTTGATAGAACTGGTATCCCTAACAACAACTGGGGTGGCAAGTTCTACGAGACTTCTCCGTTCGGTATCAATGGTGGATACTACTACGTGAAAGCTACGTATACGTTCTAACTTTTACTGTAACCCAGAAACAAAGGCGAACTAGCGATAGCTATTTCGCCTTTTTATTTTTATTCTATAGCAAATGGTATAAAGCAGTGACGCTATGTTGTTATTGAAAAGAGCTAATGAATTATTAGCCGAAAATAAGCTTCGCGAAGCGGAGTTTATGTACAAATCTGTCTTGAAACAATCTCCAAAGAATGGCCCAGCACTATTTGGCTTGGGCCGAATTTGTATGCGCCTAGAGCAGTACGACAATGCCATCTACTATTTAAAGCGCGCATGTGAACATTTGCCCAAAATGCTGGATCCCTTGTTTGCTTTGGCTGATGCTTTTATCGCGGTAGGTTCTCCAGTGGATGCCAAGACCGTATTGGAGTACACATTAAGTGTTGCCAAACACAATGCTCAAGCACATTATCAGCTTGGACAGTTTTACTTAGATTATGGCTTTGTTGAACAAGCAGAAAAAGTATTTCGTGAAGGGTTAAACTGCCCACATGGCACGGTGACAGGCTTCATGCTGTATGAACTGGCACAAATGTCAGCAGTCATTGAGCTCGAAGGATACCTTGAACTATTAGATAAACTGGTAGCAGAAAGTGAAACTCCAAGACTAAAAGTGGTGCTTTTTTATGCCCAAGCGAAATGCCATGAGCGATTGGGTAACTTAAAGCAAGCTGAGGAGTTTTATCAGCAAGCCAATGAAACACAATTAACCTTAGCCGAATTCAAAACGGAGCAAATGCTGCCTTTATTCGACAGCATTAAAAAATGGTGCAACAAGGCTTTTTTTGATAAGCCTGCCGATAAAGTCAAAACCACATTCACTCCTGTTTTTATTGTGGGGTTACCTAGAACCGGCTCTACTCTTTTAGAACAAATGTTAATTCAACATCCTGAGGTTGGTACCCTCGGCGAAAATACAGTGATCAGCGACAAAATTGTGCCTTACCTTTGTCAACGCAATGAAGCACACTTCCCAAACTGCTTACATACATTAAGCAATAGTATGCTTGATCATTGTAGGGGGTTATACGTTGATGAAATTAAGCGGCAAAGGGTGGCTGAATCCGTGGTCATAAATAAACTACCAGCAAATTTCCAAAACCTTGGTCTTATACATAAGTTATTTCCTGAAGGGCGAATTATCCACCTGAGCAGAAATTTAAAAGCGACGGCCTGGTCGGTATACAGCAATCATTTCGCCGCCAACGAGCCTTATTTTTGTTCAATGTCTGAGTTTGCACTGTATGCCCAAGCAGAGCATGACTTAATGACGCATTTCAAACAGTTTTTAAAACACGATATTTTCTCTTTAAGCTACGAACAGCTAATTGCAGAACCTGAGCGATACATTAAACGTTGTTTGAACTTCTTATACCTAGAGTACGATCCTGAGTGTCTATCCTTCTACAAATCTAAAAAGCCCGTTCATACGTTAAGTAAGGCGCAAGTAAGACAGCCGATCAATACAACTGGCTTGGAGAAGTGGCAGCGTCATGCCGACTTCATTACTGAGCAGCTTCCTGACCCAGAACCGAGCCCTCCGGAGCATACCGAGCAAACCACTTAAGTAAGTCCTTAAACTGATCGTTATGGGCATGTTTACTGGTCAACATATCGATGTGGCCGTAATTATGCCCATGTCCAAACTTTTTGCCATACACTATCATCTTTTGAACTCCGTTACCTGACTCTTTAATAAAAGCTTTTATATCAATTGGTTGAGCTAAAGCCTTATCGTTTACGCCAGCAATATGAAGGGTCGGTGGCAAGCTTAATTGTTGTAACGCTTGAGCATAATTAAAGCCATCGTCGCTGTCTACCCAAGGTCTCTTTTGTGCCCATCTGGCACTTTGCGCATGCGACTTAAGCGATTCATCATCACTGCCCCACCCCAGCTGTTTAGCAGGTAAATAGCCATGCTTTTTGGCGTAGTAATGGGCCAGCTTAAACCAAATTAGATTTGCTTTTAATAGCTTGCTAGGGTGGTTATTATGTAAACTTCGTTTTGACCCAAAATAGACACACGCCTTTACCTTACCAATCTCTTGCGGGAAACGGGCAAACACACTATTCATCAGAACGCCGCCCCAAGAATGCGCAACCCAGTAACATGGGCGAGCAGAGAACTCAGCTTCGATATAATCCAACATCGCTGGAATTTCATGCAGTATAGATTCTGTTTGGCCATACTGTGCAGTGGGGTCAATTTGCGGAATACTGCCACCGCGACCGCGAAGATCGGCAACAAAGCAGCGATAGCCATGCTCTGCTAAAAATGGCGCTAATCCCTTATTTGATTCAGTATAAAAAATCTTGCCATTTTCTACCGCGCCATGCAGCAAAAACACCATGGCGCCGGCTTTTTCGGCATTATAAATATGCCTTAAATGCAGTTTGTGACCCTCACCAATATCAACAAATAATGATTCCTGCTGTACCATTTTGTAATTCTTCTTAGTTCATTTTTCTCATCGTACCAGTTAAACAGATTATCTGTGTGCATTCAATCAAGCTGAGGTGGGAAGCAAACCCTAGTTAAGTGACACCATTTAAATGGTATAATAACCCTTATTTGCTTAAAGAATCGTTAAAAGTGCACCCACGTAATAAACACCGTAATGGCTATGACTTTGAATCACTCATCAGCGCAGAGCCGACATTATCACAACATGTAATATCACGAGAAACAGGTGCCCAAACCATCGACTTTAGCGACCCAAGTGCCGTCAAGTGCTTAAATAAAGCATTATTAAAAGCCGATTACCAGATTCAAGCTTGGGATATCCCGCCACAATTCCTTTGCCCACCAGTACCAGGTAGAGCGGACTATATTCATGCTTTAAAAGACTTATTAGATAAATCAGGCCTACCTGAGAAGGTAATTGGTGTTGATATCGGCACCGGCGCTAACCTTATTTACCCAATCCTTGGTAGTAAGGAGTATGGCTGGCGATTTGTTGCATCCGATATTAACCCTGCGGCGGTGAAATGCGCCAAGACCATTGCACAATTAAATCAATTACCAGTAAAGGTTTTGCAGCAAAAGAACCCAGAACACTATTTTCGCACCATAGTAAAACCAAATCAGTTTTATCATTTTTCCATGTGCAACCCGCCCTTCCATCATAGCGATGAAGCGGCACAGGCAGGTACACAACGTAAGTGGAAGAACTTAAACAAAACTCCGAAAAGCCAACTTAATTTTGGCGGTCAGGCACAAGAGTTATGGTGCCTAGGTGGTGAGAAGCAATTTATCTTAAACATGATTAACGAGAGCAAAGAATTTGAACAGCAGATCTACTGGTTCACCTCGTTAGTATCAAATAAGGATAACCTTAAACCATTACAAAAGCGCCTTAAAGCGCTAGCGGCACAGCAAGTAAAAGTAATCGATATGGGGCAAGGTAATAAAAAGAGTCGCTTTCTTGCTTGGAGCTTTTTTTCTCCCAAAGTTATCGAATAATTAATACCAATTCGTTTAATTAAGTGGTCCATTTGAGGCAAGAAAATTCTGTCGATAACACCGCTCTTGCGTCCTGCTACCGCCAAGGTACCTACATCCATATATGCAAGGCGAAAATTTTGCTATTTAGTTGTTCTAAATGAGAAATTTTAACGCAGTTAGCGTCGAATTTGCTCTCTCAAATTGAGCAAGTATTAATGCGGGTTGGTATAAGGGGCTCACTGCGACCGAAGCACCACTTCGCAATACAATGAACGCGAGGGTGACGAGAAACCGAAGCAATGCTTCGCAGCGCAATGAACGCGAGGTATGGACATCGAGTCGGAAGCCCTTCACAGGGATGTGTGCCCAAAGGTTGTCTACCCGGTAGGCGCGGGTTTACCCCGCGCTTTTTATTGTGCACTGAACGCAAAAAACCCCGACTCTTCCGAATCGGGGTTTTCTTTATAAGGCCCTGGCTCGCTACGAAGTAGGATGTTCTCATTCTTTTCATAGAGAGACACATGGGTGAACTGCGACCGAAGCACCGCTTCGCAGCGCAATGAACGCGAGGTATGGATACCGAGCCGGAAGCCCTCCACAGGGATGTGTGTCCAAAGATTGTCAGAGCAAGGCTTGTGGTTTGTCTCTATCCTATTGCTTCCAGGCTGTTTAGATTTTGTAGGCGCGGGTTTACCCCGCGATGTTTTTATGGTGCTGTAAACGCAAAAAACCCGCTACATTACTGCAGCGGGTTTCTCTTATAAGGCCCTGACGATGTTCTACTTTCACATGGGAAGCCCACACTATCATCGACGCTGTTTTGTTTCACTTCTGAGTTCGGCATGGGGTCAGGTGGTTCCAA
Coding sequences within it:
- the rlmF gene encoding 23S rRNA (adenine(1618)-N(6))-methyltransferase RlmF, with protein sequence MHPRNKHRNGYDFESLISAEPTLSQHVISRETGAQTIDFSDPSAVKCLNKALLKADYQIQAWDIPPQFLCPPVPGRADYIHALKDLLDKSGLPEKVIGVDIGTGANLIYPILGSKEYGWRFVASDINPAAVKCAKTIAQLNQLPVKVLQQKNPEHYFRTIVKPNQFYHFSMCNPPFHHSDEAAQAGTQRKWKNLNKTPKSQLNFGGQAQELWCLGGEKQFILNMINESKEFEQQIYWFTSLVSNKDNLKPLQKRLKALAAQQVKVIDMGQGNKKSRFLAWSFFSPKVIE